ACCGCGTCGGGCAGGGCGCGGCGAATGGCCTCGGCGTAGGTCGCCGAGCCGTCGCGGCATACGACCTCGACGCCGGGATGTGCGCGTAACCACGCTTCGAGGGTGTCGGCGGTGCGGTCGGGTAGCACGTCGATCCGCTCATGGGTCTCGGCGTCGATCACCACGGTGGCGTAGCGGTGCCGCCGGCGTAGAGCGAAATCGTCAACGCCGATCACCCGAGGCGTCCGCTCATTGGGCAGCGGGATGCACAGCAGGGCGCGTAGGGCCGTGTGACGGGACAGGCCCATGGCGAGTATCGCCAGCAGACGCGACCCTGCCCGGCCCGCTAACTCCTTGACGACGGCTTTGACCTGCCTGTTCAAACGGGCTGTGCGGCGCTGGTATCGCTCCAGCACCCCGGGAACCTGTTCACGGAAGGTGTGGCGGCAGCCGCGCGTGGGGCACACCAGACGCCGCACCCGCACACGGACCACCACCCGGCGCCCGTCGACCGGAACGTCGGCGACCGTCCGCCAGTGATAGCCGTGCACCCGTCCGGACGAGGCCCCGCACCTCGGGCAGACCGCAGTGTCACGCGGCGTCCGGGCCCGCACCACGATCCGCTCACCCTCGTCGGTCACGTCCTCGATGACCAGCGGGGACAGCCCCGAGAACACCGTCTGTACAAGTCTGTTGACATCCTCCACATAGGAACAACGACACCCGCCACCCTCCGTCACCACCGAAAGTGAGACAGGGCCCAAATAACGGCTGATCGACCGATCAAGGGAGAGACGCCAGATGACGACCGAGACCACCGTGGGACAGCCGGCCGTGGAGCCGGTGGGTGCGGTCACGGATGAGCAGTTGATCGCGATGCTGGTCGATCGGGCTCGTGGTGACGGGTTGAAGCTGACCGGCGAGGGTGGGCTGCTGCAGCAGCTGACGAAGCGGGTCCTCGAGTCGGCGTTGGATGGGGAGATCACCGACCACGTCGGCTACGACAAGCACGACCCGGCGGGTCGGGGTAGCGGGAACACCCGTAACGGCAGCCGGACCAAGACGGTGCTCACCGACGTCGGGCCGGTCGAGGTGCGGGTCCCACGCGACGCCGCCGGGACGTTCGAGCCGCAGATCGTGCGTAAGCGGCAGCGGCGTCTGACCGGCGTCGACGACATGGTCCTGTCGCTGTCGGCCAAGGGCCTGACCCACGGCGAGATCGCCGCGCACCTGGCTGAGGTCTACGGCGCTGAGGTGTCGAAGCAGACCATCTCCACGATCACCGACAAGGTCATGGACGGCATGGCCGAGTGGCAGAACCGGCCCCTGGACCGGGTCTACCCGGTCGTGTTCATCGACGCCATCAACGTCAAGATCAGGGACGGTCAGGTCGCGAACCGGCCGATCTACCTCGCGATGGCGGTCACCGTCGACGGCCACCGCGACATCCTCGGTATCTGGGCCGGTGACGGCGGCGAGGGCGCCAAGTACTGGCTGCACGTGCTCACCGAGTTGAAGAACCGCGGCGTGGCCGACGTGCTGATGCTGGTCTGTGACGGGCTCAAGGGACTGCCGGAGACGGTGGAGACGGTGTGGCCGCGCACGATCGTGCAGACGTGTGTGGTGCACCTGCTGCGCAACTCGTTCCGCTACGCCGCCCGGCAGGACTGGGACAAGATCGCCAA
The sequence above is a segment of the Micromonospora sp. WMMA1363 genome. Coding sequences within it:
- a CDS encoding IS256 family transposase; this encodes MLVDRARGDGLKLTGEGGLLQQLTKRVLESALDGEITDHVGYDKHDPAGRGSGNTRNGSRTKTVLTDVGPVEVRVPRDAAGTFEPQIVRKRQRRLTGVDDMVLSLSAKGLTHGEIAAHLAEVYGAEVSKQTISTITDKVMDGMAEWQNRPLDRVYPVVFIDAINVKIRDGQVANRPIYLAMAVTVDGHRDILGIWAGDGGEGAKYWLHVLTELKNRGVADVLMLVCDGLKGLPETVETVWPRTIVQTCVVHLLRNSFRYAARQDWDKIAKALRPVYTAATEDAATERFLEFAEAWGRKYPAIVKLWENAWAEFVPFLAFDVEIRKVICSTNAIESVNARIRRAVRARGHFPNEQAALKCVYMALMSLDPTGAGRRRWTIRWKAPLNAFQIAFEGRLTPANN